tgtgtgtgtgtgtgtgtgtgtgtgtgtgtgtgtgtgagagagagagagagagagagagagagagagagagagagagagagagagagggttttaATTTTCATGGCTAATGTCAATTGGGAACTTGACACACCTAGGAGGCTAAGCCTCAACTCAAGAATTGTctccattagattggcctgttggcatgtctgtggggtattttcttaattactagGTGATGCAGGAGAgcccagaccactgtgggtggcgccatctCTAAGTAGGTGGGCAGGTTGAGGGGGAGAAAGCCAGTGAGCGGCGTCCCTCCAAGTGTTTGCGCCTCAGGCTCCGACCATAAGGAAGctagaataaaccctttcctctccagtttGATGGTGGTGGGTATCTTATCACACCAGCAGAGAATCAAACTAGAGCAGCCTTCTGTGGAAGAGATGAGAAAGCTCTGCTTCAATagcaacttttttttgtttttgggggttttttttgttttttgggggtttttttggttttttttgagacatggtttctccgtttagccctggctgtactagaactcactctgtagaccaggctggcctcgaactcagaaatccacctgcctctgcctcccaagtgctgggattaaaggcgagtgccaccaccgcccggccaaaagCATCTTATTTTTTTGTCATAAAAACacgcctctgatcccagcacttgggaggcagaggcaggcggatttctgagttcgaggccagcctggtctacaaagtgaattccaggacagcccgaactactcagagaaacccagtgggggggggggacaaacaaaaaacaaaacaaaacaaaacaaaacaaaacaaaaaaacaaaaaaaaaacccaaaccaaacaaaaacaacaaaaaaaaaaaaacagaaaaaaacctaAACCATCCTTCATCCAGAAGAGCAGAGGCAGTTAGTACTGTAATCTGTAACAGACTTCTGAGGTAGTTAGAATGACAGTGGCCCCtgaggctcatagggagtggcactatttgataGGATTAGGTGTGGCCAAATTGGAGTAGCTGTGACCTTGTAGGAGAAACTGTGTCACGGGAGCtgttctctctcccactccctccctcccccctcctcccctccagcACCAGCACCGTGTCtgtctgcacactgccatgcttcctgccctgaagatgaactgagcctctgaactgaaagccagccccaataaatgtttgctttataagagttgtatggtcatggtgtctgttcacggcACTAGAACCCTAAATGACATCCTCCAAACAGTGCCAGCCCATTTCCCTGGTCAACCTACGCATACATCCCCTAGGATTCCCCCTTCCTGTACTTCCGAACCTCTTAATCACATAGAGAAGAGCAAGACACTAGAAGCCCTGGAGCTGGGAATTAACTCCATATTAATTGCACAACCCCCTTTCCTCAGAGGAAAATATGCCCAGATATTATATCTGGGACTCTGGGAGAGCCTCGCCAAACTGGATTATGATTCTCCAGATAAagggaaatttcttttcttttggtgcACAGAAAGGATACAGTCAGCTTGTTGAGAACTTGGTTGGATTTTGTTTCCGATGTCTTCCAGCAAATCAAAATCTGGTAGCATCAGGTGTCTGTGCACTGTGATGTTCTGATACTGGTCCTGGCCAGCAAGGGCATTATCCGTGCCGTCTGTGCCATAGAGGACTAAAGCGATCTCATCCTTGCTCTCTGAAAACACCTAGGAAGGAAAATCCAGAGGCTGAAGACAATTCCAACAGCCTCAGAGGAAGAGGACACCTGACcttcagggaagcaggaaggccaTACCTCCTTGCGCAGGTTCCCAAGGCCACCAGATATTAGATTAAACAAACACAGGACTAACAAAGATAGCTATGCCCTAAGGAGACcttttcaagtttttaaaagttattttatttttatatgtagatggtattttgtctgtgtgtatgtctgttcaTGCCCCAAAAGTACGGATCCCTGGGAACTAAAgatgcagatggttgtgaaccaccatgtgggtgctgggaattaggCCTATCCTccggaagggcagccagtgctcttaacccctgagccgtctctccagcacaGGCAGATTTTTCATTATCTGTAGGTCTTACCTTTCATCCCAGAGCAATGAGCGTACGAGCTTCGCTCCCTCCCTGCTCCTGACTTAGCTGTGACTGACAGTTTCCAGTCCCTGCCTCCTTCATGTCCCCAGAATGACAGGCTCTCACCTGGACCgtgaactaaaataaaccctttctcctaaGTCATTTCTCATgaagtttttgtgttttgtttttttcttgatgCCAGAAACAGAAATTATAAACCAGGGCAGCtggttttgaagcagggtctgcTCCTGTAGCCCAAATTGGTTtaaaacttgctgtgtagcccatgCTGACCTCAGAGGCCCGAGCCTTCTGAGGGCTGAGGTTACTGGCATACATCACCATGCCCTGGTTACAGAATTACTTTATTCCTGAAAGCAACGCTGTAATAGGGAATATTACTTGTCTTACTTTGCACACAGGGCGCTGAAGCGTTGTTAGGTGTCTCCAAGCCAGCCAACATCCTTCTCTTTGCACTGGCTGGCTTCTTTCTATTAAAAGGAGAGAGTCTAATTCTCTCTTCATCCTTACATATGCACTGGCCTTAATGACTTATTGGCAAACACAAAACGACAAAAAAGCTTTCTGAGATTTCTAAAGCTAGGCTATGACAAAGACCCAGGCAGTGCCTCTGGGAACTGTTTACTCTTAGAACACTCCTTAGAAGTAGTGAGGCCACTTGTGAGGCTCCCAAACccagcacacatgtacatgtaaggGGGTCTGTGAGTTCCCGACGGCCATGAAGCACCATCATCCACCTCTCTGTGTGTGCCGTCTTGGCCATCCACAGCAAGTGAGCCTTCAGGCAACTCCATCCCCAGCCGCCCGCCATCCGCCATCCGGGTGCAACTGTTTAAGAGGATTCACATGAAAAACGCAAAATAGTacctcatgcctgtaatcccagcactcaggaggcagacaggagaactGAGAGCCGCAGGCCAGCCCGGGCTGGGAAAGACACTGCCTCAAGTTTTAAAAAGTAGGGGGAAGGTGGTAAAAGATGGGCGTGGTGGCTAATACTGTCAATTTGGTAAATTGTAGAATCTGAGAAACAAATCTCTGGGCGTGCCTATGAGAGATCATGTAGATTAGAAGAGCGGTGGGAAATTAGCTAGATTACCAGAGGCGGGAAGTCCCACCCTAATTGTGAGTGTCTCTGTCCTGGGCTGAAAGACCAGGAGAAAGTGAGCAGAACGCTAACCTTTGCCTCCCTGCTTCCTAACtacagatgcaatgtgaccaagCTGCCTCAAGCTCCTAAACCCAGGCCTTCCCAGACATGGCCGACTGGACCTtggaactgtgaaccaaaataaacccttgtATAAGTTGCTTTCTCAAGTATTTTTGTTGCAGCAACAAGTAACTAATCAAAAGGGGTTGGGATGAGCCCTAACTGAGCCTACTTCAGCCACTCCACTGCCCATGGCCATAAACAgtgacttcttcttttctttgtttttggtttggtttagtttggtttttgttctttgttttgtttttgtttgtttgcttttggttttttgtttgtttgtttgttttgtttttgttttgttttgtttttttttgacacagggtttctctgtgtagtcctggctgtcctggaacttgctctgtagaccaggctggccttgaactcagagatcaactcaattctgcctcccaagtgctggtatcaaAGGCCTGAGCCAACGCTGGCCATCTATGACTTTTTTGAAAAAGTCACTTAAGATATTAATATTTGTGATGCCCTGAAAAGAACATTACTGGACTAGGCACAAGCAAATTGAAGGGCTTGCTCAAGATCTTGGAGTTTGTAAATGACAGGTAAAGCACGGATTCAGATGCATCTGGCATAGAgacttttattaacattttatattgATTGACTTTCCTTTCGGCTAACAACTGTTATATCTGGAGAAGGGGTAGGATCAGGAAAAGCAAAGACTATCAGGCTCTAGGGGTGAGCAGGTTTGAGTACATGTAagaaccaccccacccccaccaccccaccccaccaccccacccagcCCCAGAGTCTGAAAAACACAGGCTGCGCATACTGAGGAGGCTGGTGACTTACGTCAGGAGGCCAAAGACAATGGGTGTTCAAAGCATGGGCTACAAGCTTAAGGTTCATCTGAAACTTACCTGTCGCTGGACAAACATAGTCATCACTTTCTTTGCTTGTTCAATTGGGGATTCTTCACCAGGAAAGGAGTTACCCATGGCAACGCCGACATCCACACACAGCACAACAGCTGCCTAGACACAACGGACCAAAAAGTACACaagaaaaaagaagctattgGCAAAGCTTCTGAAATGGGTCCCTGTCCTGctataaaaaaaaaggataaagggagagaacatgtgtgtgcatgtataagaCATGTAAAGCAtgtaaagttttaaaaacatgtaaagtTCCACTCTGGAGAGCCTGTGAATGGCTCTAATATTTCCTAAAAGCCACATAGTCAGAGGTGTCAATCATGTGACATTGCAATCATATATTGGGGGCTCTCTGGGTTTCTTTTcctattattgtgataaaataccccaaTGAAGGTAACTTCAGGGATAAAGCCTTTCTTTTAGGTCATAGTTCAAGTTATAGCTCATCACAGTGAGGGAGCCACAACAAGTCACCAGGggcttgaggcagctggtcaaGTTTCATCCAGTCACAGCTGGTCATGTTACATCCAGAGTACAAAGAATGCACAAAAGCCAGTGTTCAACTTGCCTTCCCCACTTTATAAAATCCTTGGAGGAGGGAACCGTACCCATACTTGAGATGGGTCTTTGCACATCAATTACCATAATCTAGACAATGTCCCCCACAGGCAGGCCCAAAGGCCTATCTGACCCCATGATTCTAAGGTTTGTCAACTTGATGACTAATACTATCACAGagactaagaaaacaaaacatatgtGAAGCTCTGTGCATTTTGCTcacaaaatgtaattaaatagaAACTGCTAAAGGCCTGAACTCATAATTTCAAAGTAAACTATAGATTGAGTCAAGATGATACAGTTTCAACATTCTCTCCTCGAGGAACATTTTAGGTTGTTAAAACACTATAATGTATTCAAGTAAGAAAATGAAgctccgggcggtggtggtgcacgcctataatcccagcactctgggaggcagaggcaggcagatttctgagttcgaggccagcctggtctacagagtgagatccaggacagtcagggctacacagagaaaccctgtctcgaaaaaccaaatcaaaaaaaaaaaaaaaaaaaaaaaaagaaccataaaaagaaaatgaagggtcTTTCGAtggggggaaaacaaaacaaaacaaacctagatAAGCAATCCAGAGACCTGGGTCCAGTCTCATCTTGTCTAATTAGCTCTGACCCCCTAGGCAATGTCTCTTAACCTCACTGTTAATTCAGTCAGGCGGTAAACTGTTGGGCTTGATGAGGTCTAAGGCTGCTGGCAGAATTAACAGTCTTGATTCTACCAGTCTCATCTGTGCTGTGTGCTGACCAGACAGAATGTGAGTGATTTGGGGCATCATATCttaggagacaaagacagaaaagtgATCAATTAAGACGGTAATCATCTGACTCTAGAAGTGTTTGAAAAACATGGAGCAGCCCCTGTAGTAGGGGGTTAATTCCCCAACTGAGTTTTTGCAGCACTCAAAGGACATACTATTTTCCCTTAGTTCATAAAGAATGAAACCACATGACACTCTGAAAATTAACAGGTTTCAGAAGTAATGACACCTTATTTGGGGACAAACAGTAATTAAACTATTAAGAGGAATTCAATTTACATCCCACAGTGATTCCTCagcataaaaaaatcttaaaaaaaaaacaaaaaacataggaaTCACAAAATATGCTGCTGTGGTCCTTTAATATATGGCTACAAATCTACTTTTAAAGTAGCAAACATAAAAGGACTGGAAGTCTTTTGTCAAGAATTAGAGATTTGGAGAAAGGCAATCAATAATTTGATGGTATGAAGATTCTGGTCTGGAAGAATGGTTTATGATAATTTAAAGTCTTGGGCTGGAGAATGGctctcagtggttgagagcactgactgggCTTCctgaggtcccgagttcaaatcccagcaagcacatggtggcccacaaccatctgtaatgggatctgatgccctcttctggagggtctgaagacagctacagtgtactcacatataataaataaataaatcttgtctTTGTCTGGAAGCAGTAAGAAAACCAGGGGAGACAAACTGGAAGGGAACTGCAAGTCTTCATTACTACAGTAAGCAATACGGCCTGCTAGGATTTTATCTCAAGTACATCTGCCACCGTAAGTCCTTCACAAGAGCTACAAAGTTTTCAGCAACTGAAAACAGAGGACAAGGGAAGTGAGCTACCTTATTATGAGTTCATAATTTCCCAAATGGGGGTGGAGGGAAAGAGAGCTCTGTTAGTGAACCCCTATCGTGTTTGTCTTAAACGAATAGGTGAGTCGGTGAATGAATGGATCCTTGCAAGCGCATCTCTCTCTAGCAGTCAAAAACAATCTCTTTAAAGTTCACTGTAATTTCCATCATTAATCTAGGAAGCCAGAGATCATAGATTCTTAAAAATAGAgcatgttattttgtttgttttgtttttctttcagggCTCTGAAGATGGCTTGGATTCCCATTCATATTTTACCACCCATGGAAAGGGTAACCACGTTCTAATCACTTCAGTTCTTCATGTCTTGGTTCTCCTACTTAACAAGCTAAGGACAATAATGTGCATCTCACGGTTTGGTGTGAAGAGTTAATTAAATAGGAATAAAAGGCTTAGTTGTGCCTCACACAGTAAGCTTTCAATAAATTCgagatttttaattattatgaagGTAATAATATGATACTTTACACCTTGAGTTATTTCATTCACAGAATCTCACAGAATCCCTCTCTAAAGTTTCACAAGCCCGTCATGGAGGGGACTATCCTCGCCAacttatatagattttttttagaaCCCAGGTTCAGAAGCAATAAAGGACGTCTGTGTTAGCAGGTGGAGTGGATAGAAAGTAAACTGAAGCCGCTAGGGAGGAAGGGGTAAGCGAAGcgggagaggcaggagggaggattACGGGAGCGTGAAGGTGCACAAGACTCAAATGCAGAACTCCGAACCCCAAGCCCTTCGTTTTGGGCATCCATCCTTCAGCGCTGACTCAGCTGCGGTTCCCACAGCTTCTGCTACCGAACCACCCTCTGCAGATCCCCGGCTTAGGAAAGGTAAAAGGCCCTGCTCTCAGTACCTTATTACCGGACCACGCCATGTTGCTGGTCCTCAGGTGGTTTGGTTACTTTTTCCAGGCGGAAACCTAGAGTGTCGCAACTCAGTTCCGGGCAACCCACAGACCCAGACGTCCCGCTCTGCGTGCAAGGCGGGGAACCGCGGCTCCGGGCTGAGCATGCGCAgaattccctccctccctccttccctccctcgtCTAGGCTTTGTTCTCTGAGCTGCTAAAACGCCAGTATTGGGCTGGAGAAAGCTCAGCAGTTTAAGGCATTTGTCATCAAGCCTGACGAGCCCATTCAAACCCCAGACACCGATACGGTGGAGAAAAAGATCCAACtccacaagttgccctctgacctccacgtgtccCACACATCGcaataagtaaattaattttaaataaataaatttaatagtaAAAAGGAAACAAGGTGGTTGAAGGACAAGGGTCACAGGTTAGGAAGGGGCACTGTATTTGCAAGGGTGAGTATTTCaaagcccagcacccacattaagcAACCGAAAATTCCAGTTCcgtgggatctgacgccctcttctggcctccacacaaatgcacatacccacatgcagCCGCATGCATACacgacttttaaaaataaaaatgaaaaaataactgCTATTACTCGACTAATAACCCCTCCTGCTGGCAATTTGTATCGGCACTCTGGAGTTAGAGTCCCCTGTGTAAGATGAGTCCACGAAGTCACTTAACTCCTCTAAAGGCTTTCTAAACATGATACTAAAGAAAAACCATGGAAACGATGATCTTTGGATCAACATCCAAAGAAAAGAGTGAGAATTCTCTGGagtaggctggagagattgctcagtggttaagagcaccgactgctcttccagaggtcctgagttcaattcccagcaaccacatggtggctcacaaccatctgtaatgggattggatgccctcttctggtgtgtctgaagacagtgactgtgtactcacataaaataaataaataaatctttaaaaagaaagaaagaaaaaagtaggaAAGGCATTCAACTCTACAGACAAGAGGTTAAAACCCCGTAGCCTCTAGAAAGAATTTTCTGCTAACCCACCTATGTTTAAGTCaggcaatcaaaagccccctttggctcaccAATCCACGTGACCAATTAAtaaaacacctcatcctaacatggggtttctctttttacctttataaactgtcATTAAACTGTCATTTTCTTATGTGCCATGGCTGTTTCCTCTTTATCCAGAGTCAGTCCTTTGTCCCCATAagtacccctcctccctctccttcgttcccttccctttctcccttgtcCTCAGTCTCCCgcctttgtctcttattccctgccctctgcccctcctttgtgctgagaacttggtcctCAGGGTCCTAAGCAGATACTTCTCCTTACAATAACTTTGTGACTTTTACCTTTTAATCCTTTGGCTAACAATAATTGGAACCCGGAGCCTTACCTGGAGAACTCTCTCCAGGCTGGCCCTGACCAGtctctttttaataaaaagcCTCTAATTTACTAAAACCAAAACTTGAGTCATACCGATGAGTCTCTGGATGACCCCAAACCTGCAACAAAATaagagtttgtttttaaaagtaagacCTATCATACTGAATTTTGTGAACCATGTGTTTCCCTCAGGATgattaaaaaagtagaaaaaaaattacttcaaaatgtaaattaaattgcTGGAATATTTAAAGTTGGTATCACTCCTAAGGATGTTAAATAGCTGTTTCCTTTTAGATGCAAACATCCCTCCTGCAGAGAAGTTCCTTAAGACAGAAAGTAAACAACTCagaatagcttcaggaagtccctgaaactgactagaTTTCTAGGCCCTTCACTACCAGTCAGAGAAAACAAGCTGCCTGGAAGACGTGTAGACCAACTGAGTCACTTGGAAACGACTTTCTCCAATGCAATGAACCGCCTACAGCCTgagcagtgtgctccaggtttccCTGCTCTGTGACCTGTTTGTTACCCATGCtgaggtgggctttggtgatacagctccatttctgttcctgtcatttctgctcctgcaaGTAACCTCTTACCCATATCATACCCTGTAAGTAGCCCCAATGAAACTAATTGGTTtgccaagttggactttggtgtgTCGTGGGTTCTTTTCATAGTCAGTTTTAGGAGGAGGAAGTGGTCAAATATGGAAATAGATGTAggtggctagctttagggatGTAATCTAGTGGTTCTTGGCAAGGAAGAGGGAATGGGAACGGGGTaaggcctgccagagccctgTTTgtcacgcatgcacgcacgcacgcacgtgcagGCCAGCTAGGGCCCTTCACTACCTAAGAGATGACTGCATGAGCATTAGAACAAAGATGCGCAACCTTCCGTTCCCAGCAGACAGCTGTAGCATTGTATGGACAATTTGGGAACATCACTAAAATCCTAACCACGACTGTTCTGCTGTGATGCCACGTTCAGCTCCTTTTATCGAATATTATCTTTTAAAGTCCATGTTTTATAAAGCCTCAAGTAAATACGTAAATTGAGGTGAGGGAAAGAAACTTTATGTTGCCCATtaatcttttccctttttttgtttgtttgttttttgttttttttttggtttttgttttgttttttttttccgagacagggtttctctgtgtagccctggctgtcctggaactcactctgtagaccaggctggcctcgaactcagaaatctgccttcctctgcctcctaagtgctgggattaaaggcgtataccaccactgcctggcccattaATCTTTTCAGTGCCATAAATGAAAACCCTGAATTGACATTCCAGGGTGGGAGAATAAAGCTCTCAAAGAAGGATGTGGAATGACGGTCCAGCAATTAAGGGCATCTCCAAGAGAGCAtggctttggttcccagcacctgcacagcagctcataaccacctgcagctccagttccaggggctccaatCCCTCCTGACCTCTTCAGAGTCAGCCATGCACGTGCTAGGACCCCTCCTGACCTCCTCAGAatcagacatgcatgtggtacacttacatacatgcaggcagcaCTCAGAcacttaaaagatttttaaagatcTCTCATCCACAGGACTGCCAACAGACTCAACTATAGCATTCAGAGCTATTTTTGAGAGcacccccccaaaataaaataagcaaatgctAGTCagtttattatctttattttcatttatattattcatATCTCTGGAAATGCACCAGAAAAGCACCACAGCTATCCTCAAAAATACTGGACacatcttcttttccttttgaccAAACTaataacaggattttttttttaattctctgaaAGTGGAATTCAGCaccatacattaaataaatgtccCTGGCTGGCTTCGGGGGAGCTTGATCAACCCCTCTGGTTCACTGAGTGCTTCCGAGCACTTCCTtctgagacacacacaccaaaaaagaaaagaaaagattatcGCTCCTTTTAAGAAACCAAACTGAAAACTCGCCGACCCCTTTGAAATCAGGACAGTCTTAAAGAAGCTGTTCTTTCTCCAGTCCAGATCTTTCCATCTAGACTAACCTGTTACATTGCTCCTAACCCTGTCAGAGAAGCTTCATACTATAAAGATCTGAGAGAATAAGGCTCCTGGGTTTGCTGAAACCACAGGCGAACTGTGGTTTGTATTTTGAGCTACTGATCTCTGCTGGGTTAGCGTTTGgaagatgttctctctctctctctctctctctctctctctctctctctctctctctctccctctctctctctctctccctccctcccccctctctctttctcccctctctctgcctctctttctccctctctccctctccttcttcctctccctttctgtcttctccATCTTTATAGATTAAATATTGTAAATCCCTGTTCCCCTTCCTTTCCAGGAAGAATTGTGCTGTGGTCTGTGGTTGTGTGACCATATGCTCCTGCCTAATGGTTCTTTCCAAAGAACCCAGAAACCACTTGACAAAAGGCAAGTTTCCAACGAGATGCTACTATCTAAGGCATATGCATAGTGTATGTAATTCAGATATATAATAAACTCTCCATGTAAGACTATGGCCAAaatatgaataaacaaacaaacaaacaaataaagctgCATTTGTAATTTGGAATTCTGGGTGTATCTAAATACCTGTCCTAAGATGTCAATTCGTACTCGACTACCCAATAGCCATTATCCCCCTTTTCTCAAATTCACATAACCCCAATATTCATCTAAGAACACAGTTACCCAGATgaaagactacatttcccagcattCTTTGATTGTGAGGTCATGTGACTATTGTGTGGccaatgaaatataataaatattggtggggggggggacttttAAAAGCCTCCTCAAACAGGTCGAGTTTGCTCTCCTTCCCATCTCTGTTGCTATGGCAGTTAGAGCTGTAGTCAACATTTAGAAACTCAGGAGCACCAAGGACCACATTCCACCATCCAGAGAACCCCAGAAAACTTCATAGGGTGGTCTGCCTCCAGACATCTGCGTAAGAAGGAAgtatgtttctcttttgtttagCTCAATGATGTTTGTGGCTTTAGTTATGTGCCGTTCCATCTAAATACAGTGATTCCTAACTCCCTAAGGGTGTCACTCCATCCCCCAGCTATCTCCTTGGAGGATTTGGTCACCCCTGagcctctttatcctttctgTCACATTTAGGCACACACTCCCCTGGGTCACAGGCACCAATAACACCTTCAGGCCCCTGAAGGAATTTCCAATGTCTCTTCATATCACGCATAAACAGTCATTTCAGGGGAAAGAGTCAAGAAGCATTTGTATCTCAGAAGCACTGCTTTGGCACGAGTCGCTTTTCTGTTTTCCCCCCATCTTGGAATAATGAAGATGGTGGGATACACCAGTGTGAGCCAGGATGCTCCAGGACTATAGAGGGTATTCCATAGTTTAAGGAAAGACTCTGCTAGATTCTGTTGAATGATTATAGACTAGGGCCTGGGACGGAAGTCACTGGTGGTCTAGACAGTAGAAGTTTCTACTTCCTGGATGGGGTCCTTGTTGGAGAGATTGCCTGAGATATTATCAGACTCCAGCAGCTCCACAATGCTGTAGGGAGAACAGTCCTCCAGACCCAGCTTGCTGCAGAGCCAGCCGCAGAAGCCTTTCTCCATGTCACAGGCCGCTCGCCACCATGCAGCCCAGGACCACGAGAGCTGCACCACCGCGGCGTAGAGCCCCAGGGAAGAAGCCATGGCCATGATGAGCACTGGGTAGAAGAGAATGAGGCACGGGCAGCAGGAGATCTTATGCCAGAAGGTCCTCTCTTCATTGTACACGAGAAAGATGTTGTACCAGGTGATGGTGCCATAGTAGAAAGACACGACGAAAGAGAGGACGAAGACCACAGGCAGGCAGACCAGGGTCCAGAGCACCACATGTGGCCCCTGGTCCGCCCCCACCTGGCAGGCCCTTCTTCCTTCAGGTGCCGCTTCCCTGGACAGCTCCTTGGGTTTGGTCAGCTCCTGCAGCTCCTTCTCTGTCAGAGTGACGTGGATGTCCACTATCTGACCCTTTTTCTTCCCTCGCGTGATGGTCCCGGTGAGTGTGACATAGCGGCTGTCCAGAGGCATGTCCCACACACCTGCAGCACACAAAGGAGAGGGGCATCCTGAACTGAGGAATGCACAGTTCATCTCAGTGCCATCCTGAGGCCACGGAAGGCGATCTCTGCTGCTGTGACTCTCACAGAGACCGTTGGCTCCACAGGGTGGGCCCTGAGAAAACCGAGAGCAAGATGAACATGTCCTTCCTATCGTTTCTACATTTGTCTGGACCACAGCCTTGACACAGTCTCTGTGATTGGGAGACTGTTGAGGAACCTCTTCACCACTTTATCATGACCCTGTTAGGAAGGCATTATTTATGAGTACTGGTCTGTGCATAAAATGTGTGTCTATGTTCTGGGTTTCCCTGAGATGGGGAACATGGTGTCTCATGTCTATAGACACCCTAGCTGTTAAATCTGAGCTATAAATATTCACTCacagctgggcgatggtggtgcacgcctttaatcccagcacttgggaggcagaggcaggtggatttctgagtttgaggctggcctggtctacagagtgagttccaggacagccagagctacacagagaaaccctgtctcaaaa
The Apodemus sylvaticus chromosome 9, mApoSyl1.1, whole genome shotgun sequence DNA segment above includes these coding regions:
- the Tmem169 gene encoding transmembrane protein 169, encoding MEESAPVESQGQLPSPHHGSLRRAVAAVLALDGESTLGRRKKRRKDSRPESIIIYRSDNEKTDEEPEESEGGDRPKEEEGEDFLDYPGDDGVWDMPLDSRYVTLTGTITRGKKKGQIVDIHVTLTEKELQELTKPKELSREAAPEGRRACQVGADQGPHVVLWTLVCLPVVFVLSFVVSFYYGTITWYNIFLVYNEERTFWHKISCCPCLILFYPVLIMAMASSLGLYAAVVQLSWSWAAWWRAACDMEKGFCGWLCSKLGLEDCSPYSIVELLESDNISGNLSNKDPIQEVETSTV